Proteins encoded together in one Pseudopipra pipra isolate bDixPip1 chromosome 23, bDixPip1.hap1, whole genome shotgun sequence window:
- the NKAPD1 gene encoding uncharacterized protein NKAPD1: MSRVPVGKVLLRNVIRHTGAHNKLQEETEMWKIREWEKQTEETYWKRQSRMLSDTSSSRMRSDGFDEEGHRAEWKTRNPQFLDLVEDDLLRARSWNKKLYECEANMPDRWGHSGYKELYPEEFDTDSDQQEGDEQNAVNGKKKSHLGKQTARESHKRKKTKKSHKKKQKKRSHKKRKKKKKEQGKTSTDSSRESECSAEETPGTRKGKHKRKKKTRKVPAKEPTSSSGQDSDFSHASSSCTSSSEDSESEGRKEKRPPRKRKKRASSASERQSEVPEKRSKRKNWKVAGDEKSEDSSDED; this comes from the exons ATGTCCCGGGTGCCCGTGGGGAAGGTGCTACTGCGGAACGTCATCCGGCACACCGGAGCGCACAACAAG CTTCAGGAAGAGACAGAAATGTGGAAAATAAGGGAGTGGGAGAAGCAGACAGAAGAGACTTACTGGAAAAGGCAAAGCAGAATGCTGTCAGATACCTCCAG CAGTCGGATGCGCAGCGATGGCTTCGATGAGGAGGGACACAGGGCTGAGTGGAAAACAAGGAACCCCCAATTCCTTGACCTGGTGGAAGATGATCTCCTCAGGGCCCGATCCTGGAATAAAAAGCTCTATGAATGTGAAGCCAACATGCCAGACAG GTGGGGGCACAGTGGGTATAAAGAGCTGTACCCTGAAGAATTCGATACAGACAG TGACCAGCAAGAAGGAGATGAGCAAAACGCTGTCAATGGGAAGAAGAAATCCCACCTGGGGAAGCAAACTGCCCGTGAGTcccacaagaggaaaaaaacaaagaaatcccacaagaagaagcagaaaaagcgCTCCcacaaaaagaggaagaaaaagaaaaaggagcagGGGAAAACTTCCACAGATTCCTCCCGGGAGAGCGAGTGCTCGGCAGAGGAGACTCCAGGCACCcggaaaggaaaacacaagcGCAAGAAAAAGACCAGGAAAGTGCCTGCCAAGGAACCTACCTCTTCTTCTGGGCAGGACAGTGACTTTTCCCATGCAAGCAGCTCAtgcaccagcagctctgaggaCAGTGAGTCTgaggggaggaaagagaaacGGCCCccaaggaagaggaagaaacgTGCCAGCTCCGCGTCGGAGAGGCAGAGTGAAGTGCCAGAGAAGAGGAGCAAGAGGAAGAACTGGAAGGTGGCGGGTGATGAGAAGTCTGAGGACAGCTCAGATGAGGACTGA
- the BCO2 gene encoding carotenoid-cleaving dioxygenase, mitochondrial isoform X6: protein MALALLRPRGAATALALLRRPAVLAAAHRSAPARDSHSHGPAPQGHGGSKAASLHWTGERAVSVFLLGLLPAAYLCPGPAVDYSLAAALTLHGHWGLGQVITDYVHGDTAIKVANTGLYVLSAATFAGLCYFNYHDVGICKAVAMLWSL from the exons ATGGCGCTGGCGCTGCtgcggccccgcggggccgccaCGG CTCTGGCCCTGCTCCGCCGCCCCGCCGTGCTCGCCGCCGCCCATCGCAGCGCCCCGGCCCGGGACAGCCACAGCCACGGCCCGGCCCCGCAGGGACACG GCGGTTCCAAGGCTGCATCCTTGcactggacaggggagagagctGTCAGTGTGTTCCTGCTGGGGCTCCTCCCTGCAGCCTACCTGTGCCCAGGACCCGCCGTGGACtattccctggctgctgccctCACCCTCCACGGCCACTG GGGTCTTGGCCAGGTAATCACTGATTATGTCCACGGAGACACAGCCATTAAAGTGGCCAACACGGGGCTGTACGTGCTGTCGGCCGCCACCTTCGCCGGCCTCTGCTACTTTAACTACCACGACGTGGGGATCTGCAAGGCTGTGGCCATGCTCTGGAGCCTCTGA
- the IL18 gene encoding interleukin-18 produces MSADEILVRAAKLGKNLCLYFIDDDELECDALCKEKALHRVLRNVNSQLLVVRPDLNLAAFEDVTDQEMQSGQGMHFTIHCYKTTTPAAGLPVAFSVQIEGRSYYMCCEKERGEMMVRFKEGEVPKDIPGESNIIFFKKTFTSSCSRAFKFEYSLEEGMFLAFKEEGCLRKLILKKLSGKDGVDETMKINVSEFSQN; encoded by the exons ATGAGTGCTGACGAGATCCTGGTGCGTGCAGcaaaacttggaaaaaacctctgcCTCTATTTTATTG ACGACGATG AGCTGGAATGTGATGCCCTTTGCAAGGAAAAGGCTCTGCACAGAGTCCTTCGGAACGTGAACAGCCAGTTGCTGGTGGTTCGCCCAGACCTCAACCTGGCAGCCTTTGAGGATGTGACAGACCAGGAGATGCAATCTG GCCAAGGGATGCACTTCACCATCCACTGCTACAAAACCACCacccctgcagcagggctgcctGTTGCCTTCAGTGTGCAGATAGAAGGCAGAAGTTATTACATGTGCTGTGAGAAGGAACGTGGGGAAATGATGGTTCGATTCAAG GAAGGAGAAGTTCCCAAAGACATTCCTGGTGAAAGCAACATCATCTTTTTCAAAAAGACGTTTACCTCGAGTTGCTCCAGAGCATTTAAGTTCGAATACTCGCTGGAAGAAGGAATGTTCTTGGCCTTTAAGGAAGAGGGCTGCTTAAGAAAATTAATCCTAAAGAAATTGTCAGGAAAAGATGGAGTGGATGAAACCATGAAGATAAATGTATCTGAATTCAGTCAAAATTAA